From Erigeron canadensis isolate Cc75 chromosome 5, C_canadensis_v1, whole genome shotgun sequence:
CAAATAAACACGATTTCATAATTATTTCCAtatctttttcaattttgagtATTATTTAAACAAAGATATCACTTTTGTCTCTTGTTTATGTTCGCCACAATAGAGTCTTTACTTGATTTCAAATTCAAGTTTTCTCAAACACCCATTTGGAGAAACGTTCAAAATTTTCGAATTTAATTAACACAATTCACCTAGTCAGCCAATTTCATCTTTCTCGAAACAttatttttctatatctatctatagactatatatatatatatatatatatataaacaacccatgtttgattttttttttttttccgtgaAGGAACCtaaacaaactttttaattttcttgatttttgatCAAGATTCATTACAAGTTCAAGGTTTCTTCCACATTGtaacaagaaaaaaacataCACAGAAATTCTACAACACACATCAATCCAATTTCAATATAGGgaaaaaaatgtacaaaattCATGGAAATACAAATATAGCCTTTGAAATCCAACCAGACATACAGATTTTGAGACCAAGTATTCATGCAAGAAGGGCAAATATTATTGTAAAGTTTCAAGATGTTTATGGTTTTATGGTACAAGGCAATGTTGATGATGTGAATATACTAAATGATGTGAGGGAAAAAATGAGGGAACAAGGTAAGGTATGGTGGGCAATGGAAGATAGCAAAGGGGCTGATTGGTATTTACAagcttataatatatattcttcTGATCATGCCTTGAAATCATCTCtaagattttcattttttgtcaATGGTATGGTCTTAAAAAAGCTCATTAGGAAAGGTATTCCTACAACTTTAAGGCCGAAAGTATGGTTTTCGTTATCCGGGGCCGCTAAGAAGAAATCTACGGTCCCTGATAGCTATTATGATGATCTAATTTCTGCCGTTCAAGATAAGGTCACCCCTGCCACAAAACAGATTGATCATGTGAGTTCTCTATTTGGATCATGTGTTTTGTTTACATCTAATTTTTGGTATGTTCTTAGATTTGCAATACCGTAGCCAGTTTCTGATTGAACGTTTTAATTTATGGGTGTCATTTTCTGTCTTGTGTGTACGTGTAAATGAAGATGTAGGATATACGAAAATGGCGTTTTAATGTGGTTTtgttgtgtgtgtttgtgtgcaTGCAGGACCTGCCACGAACGTTCCCTGGTCATCCATGGTTAGACACACCCGAGGGCCATGCTGCGGTGAGACGTGTTCTTGTGGGGTACTCTTTCCGTGATTCTGACGTGGGTTATTGTCAGGTTGGATTCTTGAAAATTTGGTTTTTTGTAAATTGTCAGGACAACAGGAAAACATATAATTGTGATAAATGTATATTGTTGATGCAGGGTTTGAATTATGTGGCAGCATTGTTGCTACTTGTGATGAAAACCGAAGAAGAAGCTTTCTGGATGCTAGCAGTTCTCCTTGAAAATGTATTGGTCAACGATTGTTACACAGATAATTTATCAGGCTGCCATGTCGAACAACGGGTGTTCAAAGATTTGTTGACCAAAAAATGTCCAAGGTATTGTCGTGCCATTGTGGTCAACTTGCTAATACcaaatctttatctttttacagtttatggttttaaaaaattgcAGGTTATCTGTCCATTTAGAAGCTTTGGGTTTCGATGTATCCCTTGTAGCAACTGAGTGGTTTCTTTGCCTGTTCTCAAAGAGCCTACCTTCAGAGGTTGACATTTATTCTTGTATTCAAAACCTATACCAGAGTTATCTTTTTTGTAATTGTTTTGGATGTGTAAAACTTTATGCAGACAACTATGAGAGTGTGGGACGTTCTCTTTTATGAAGGGGCAAAAGTCTTATTTAACGTAGCTCTGGCTATTTTCAAGGTGATGATCCTGTGATCCTTAGGGTTGTTTACTTGTTTTGAGGGTCTTTTACGTATCATCAAAAGTGTAACAAAAGGGTTATGATGTTGTGCAGATGAAGGAAGAAGAGTTGCTGCTGACACATCACGTCGGGGATGCAATCAAGATAATACAAAATACCACTCATCATCTCTTTGATCCCGACGACTTGTTGACAGTAAGGCTGCCCCTATACACACTCACACACATTTATTTGTTTCTCCTTGTTCACCTTCATTTATAACTGCAGGTAGCTTTTGATAAAATTAGTTTTATGACAACTAATATTTCTAAGCAAAGGAAAAAGCAAGAAACAGTGGTGATGGCAGAACTTGATCAAAGGTTGAGGCGGCTAAATACAAGTAAATTAAGCGTCGCCAGCTGATGAATGTGCGTTGTGAGTTGCAAACACTAGTATATGCAAAAATGTTGTCTTTAATAATTTGCTGAGGGCTAGCAAGGGCCCGTGAGTCATTTGTGTTCCTGGGAGAGAATTAAGTGCTGCACTGTAAAATCAAAATGTGTTTCCAGAAGTTGCAGGTTTGTAATGCAACCAAGTTTTATGTTTCAAATTTAAAGTGGAGtgtaaaatatacatattaattcATGCGGTAGCCTATGTCAAGTAGACATTACTTCAGGATGCAATGTTCACATGTTCATTCGTTTTGTAGTTTGGTTCTTTATTATAAAACTAGTCTAATAGTACCTATGATCAGATGGGCTTGTACCTGGTGGCCAAATATCTGGCTCACTCGTATAATCATGGTCCGGTATTCCAAAACCTGATGGCCAAGAGTGGCCATAGTCAGCATAGGGAAGATGCATGGAGGTCATTCTGAGATCACCTTGATCATATATGTTGGTAGCTCCAGGATAAATGTTAGCACCCTCATAATAGCATGGAAGAGAGGCCTGAGTCTGACCAGAAAAAGTGTACCTATATTCCATGGCTGGTCCACATGAAACACTGCTATGTTCATACAGTTGCGGTGGTGGTGATAGTGGTTGCGGACCATAATTTAGATATTGTTCAGAATGAGTCGGCTGGAAAAAACGAGGGTTGGGGATAATTGGTTTTGCCCTGGAGTTTGTTGAGGAAATTACTGGACTCGATAGATCCATGTCTACCATGCCAGTGGAAGTGTCTGGGGTCACATTTGTGTCCTGAGGGTTAATGGTGGAGGGATCGACTGCTTTAGGTTCACTATCATCAGGTTCTTCTGGAACATCATCCAAGATGGTGGACATATCCTGACCAGACATTATACTGGAGAAATCACCGAAACAGTCATGGTCTTCTTCCATGAGATAATTGGAAACCACTCTTTCAGATACTTCATGTAGCTTTTGCTCTACATGGCTATGCTTTTCAGCAACTGCTCTGTGCTTGGTAGTCCAGTCAGGATGACTCCAGAGTGACAGTGGTGGCGGGGTGACATTCCAATCATCCAATGGCTGATCGTTACTATCAACCGATCCAGGTAGATAAAATGACTGTAAGAAGCCAAAGTATGAAAATAAGACATGGGTAATTAGGTCTTAGATGCCGCAAACTGGGGGTGGGAAACAGGTCATGTTGGCCAGGACAGCCCGCAAACATTTTCTTTCAATCCTTTTCTagaaatctaatatatataacttatgtgCCAAATACAATTATGAAAACTTTATTATTACCATCTAGCTTTTTGTAATAATGGGATTTAGGAGCTTGTTATAAAATTTGGAAACTCTCAACCCACTTGAGCCTATTGTTATGAACATATCCCAAATTATACTTCTGGTAAACGGGTCAAATTGCTCAACTGTTTAGTCATTAATCTAACTAAAGTACTAATAATACCTTGCCGGAGAGCATGTTCTCTTCCTCCCAGATTAAATCATACGGATACCTTTTCCTGTCAAGCCTGTTATAGTAACTCAAACAAGAGTgaattttaaatcaaatagctATTAAATAATGCAAATGCAAAACGCTCATGTTATACCTTTTAGTTTCTTTAGGCACAATAAGGATAATGAGCTTGGGTTGGAACTTCAGCGCATGATTGATAAATTTGTTTGCTAGAGATGCTCGGACTCCAAAGGGAGGATTTAATCCCATGACCTTTTGAGGAAAGTATATATTACTATAGATTTTTCTGAGAATTTTTAATAGCATGAAAGGCAGACTTCGATCCTTACCAACCGTGAGCCATCAGGTAGTGCTTCTACTGGAACGCTAAACCAATCTTGCTTTTTAAAGCCAAGTGTGTTCTGAGCATAAACACAAATGAATCTGAGATATCAACAGCTATGCGGGATGCAAATAGATAGCCGTATGATATAGGAGTAATCACAATTTATTATACTGTAGGTTGGTTAAGATCTTGTAAAATATTAACTGAGAAATACTACCTTTGGTGTGATTAGATCATAGTTCTTGAATCTGCACCTTTTACCCATGCTGTCGAGCTTTTCCTTCATGAAGCAACTAAAATCGTTCGAACCACAGCAGAAGTCCACTATCTAAAAATATGATGAAGATTTATAAGCATAACCAGGAAAATACAAgatataaatctaaaaaaaaatgttgttgcAAAGTGATTCAACAGAATCCGGAAAACAGCATTGGGTAACAGGACTGCAACGCCTGACAATAAAATGTAAATTGAATAGACTTTCAAACTTTTGAAGTAGAACAGTTTACATAGATATTAACTTTAGTTACTATAGTACAAGTCTTATACTATAGtaactaatattatattatatcaataCTACAGCAGTTTCAAACTTTTCAGTTATATGATTATGTACCTGTCATCATATCAAAGTACTACAGATTGAGAAGATTCTATCAATTCAAATACAGTAGTACAGTACAATCAAATTGGAATTACTGCATAAATCTAACTAAGGGACATGGTTGCGAGCTaaccaaaattaattaaaaacaacgTAAGTTTCTTACCGTATCACCATCTTCCACATACCAATGGAGTCTATCAACAATCTGTATATTAAAAACAATGGTATAAGCTTCCCGCCAattttaacatcttaaaaatctACTGTAAGATGTACTTCCAATCCAACACATTATACAAAGAATTCCAGTTATGTCTCAGTAGAACATTGATAATTGTCATAATAAAGTTGCTCCTAGGGAAGAACAAGTGGACCTACATCCAGTCAAAGTAAATTCTATATTACGTGTATCGTACAAAATAGATCTATGTGCTTTTTGCATGTTTCATAGATTTCCACACATTATTGATTATGTGTTGTATGTCGTGATACAAACAATCTAGAAAATTATGTTTCCTAGAAGGAGACAATCTATAAGACTATAACCATATGAGTTCCCAAATGCAATAATTgaccataaataaaaatatataaagaacaAGGTGAAATGTACCTCTCTAAGCTTGTCAACCTTTGTAAAATGGCGTCCAAATGACGTGTAACGTGATCCATGGAGAAAAGGGGCAAGAAATACACGTAGCTTGTTCTGCatataaataacaaatacatcacaacagattttttttttttccaaaatcataaaaatttatCATGGATAGGTTACATCACACTCAAATTCATATACTATTATGCAGTTAAGAGATGAACCTTTTCAATAAGATGTTGCATACTTGCATAATGTATTACACTCAGATCCATCTAGACACTGATTGCA
This genomic window contains:
- the LOC122602186 gene encoding TBC1 domain family member 2B-like: MYKIHGNTNIAFEIQPDIQILRPSIHARRANIIVKFQDVYGFMVQGNVDDVNILNDVREKMREQGKVWWAMEDSKGADWYLQAYNIYSSDHALKSSLRFSFFVNGMVLKKLIRKGIPTTLRPKVWFSLSGAAKKKSTVPDSYYDDLISAVQDKVTPATKQIDHDLPRTFPGHPWLDTPEGHAAVRRVLVGYSFRDSDVGYCQGLNYVAALLLLVMKTEEEAFWMLAVLLENVLVNDCYTDNLSGCHVEQRVFKDLLTKKCPRLSVHLEALGFDVSLVATEWFLCLFSKSLPSETTMRVWDVLFYEGAKVLFNVALAIFKMKEEELLLTHHVGDAIKIIQNTTHHLFDPDDLLTVAFDKISFMTTNISKQRKKQETVVMAELDQRLRRLNTSKLSVAS